From a single Apium graveolens cultivar Ventura chromosome 2, ASM990537v1, whole genome shotgun sequence genomic region:
- the LOC141691575 gene encoding uncharacterized protein LOC141691575, whose product MASACVKNIALSPEKFLDCPPSYSSFGWCMSFSRDGEASTSSSVKPAPTETIESDHQVSDKDFEFRLEEPVEMLPADELFSDGKLMPLQLSAFQPAESSSEIRLLDTTKAHQSCKVVELDPYLFSPRAPSCATRWKELLGLKKLYHNNAQQDNQNTTSSGIIANKSLKHLLHRSSKSAPIDSSLSFPLLRDRDGTITISSRLSHRDEVNTVSSRLSQSSLSSNHDHDNVPRRSLNFEKHASLNKHSARNPRIRLVKNREGSISTSPMRRQVDNTAARLERGVSLDSPRMNSSGKIVFQSLERSSSSPSSFNGGPRYKHHGVERSYSANVRVTPVLNVPVCSKSGSVFGISLFSAPPHKRDGGASCGNSSRSHNHQQSSSRIKTDQF is encoded by the coding sequence ATGGCTTCAGCTTGTGTTAAAAACATTGCATTGTCGCCAGAGAAATTTCTGGACTGTCCACCCAGTTATTCGTCATTCGGTTGGTGTATGTCCTTTAGCCGTGATGGAGAAGCTTCTACATCTTCTTCTGTTAAGCCTGCACCTACGGAAACTATTGAATCAGATCACCAAGTTTCTGATAAAGACTTCGAGTTTCGGCTTGAGGAGCCGGTTGAAATGCTTCCAGCTGATGAGTTATTCTCCGACGGCAAGCTAATGCCGCTTCAACTTTCCGCATTCCAGCCCGCGGAAAGTTCGTCGGAGATCAGGTTGCTGGATACAACTAAAGCTCATCAGAGCTGTAAGGTTGTTGAATTAGATCCTTACTTATTTTCACCTAGGGCACCAAGTTGTGCTACTCGGTGGAAGGAGCTTCTTGGATTGAAGAAATTGTACCACAACAATGCGCAACAGGATAACCAGAATACGACATCCTCTGGAATCATTGCTAATAAATCTCTCAAACATTTGCTTCATAGAAGCTCGAAATCAGCCCCAATTGATTCGTCTCTTAGCTTTCCTTTGCTAAGAGACAGAGACGGGACAATTACAATATCGTCTCGTTTGTCTCACAGAGATGAGGTGAATACAGTATCATCTCGTTTGTCTCAGTCATCTTTGTCGTCTAATCATGATCACGATAATGTTCCTAGACGGTCTCTTAATTTTGAGAAGCATGCTAGTTTGAACAAGCATTCAGCTAGAAATCCTAGAATTAGATTGGTGAAGAATAGGGAAGGTAGTATTAGTACAAGTCCAATGCGGAGACAGGTAGATAACACAGCAGCAAGATTAGAGCGTGGAGTGTCTCTAGATAGTCCGCGTATGAATTCATCAGGGAAAATTGTGTTTCAGAGCTTGGAGAGGAGTTCAAGTAGTCCAAGTAGCTTTAACGGTGGTCCTCGATACAAGCACCATGGTGTGGAAAGGTCGTATTCAGCTAATGTTAGAGTTACTCCAGTTCTGAATGTTCCTGTTTGTTCAAAATCAGGTAGTGTATTCGGTATTTCACTCTTCTCTGCACCTCCGCATAAAAGAGATGGTGGTGCCAGCTGTGGTAATTCTAGCCGGAGCCACAATCACCAGCAGAGTAGCAGCAGGATCAAAACGGATCAATTTTGA